The Anabaena sp. WA102 genome contains a region encoding:
- a CDS encoding zinc-dependent metalloprotease produces MNKFTLSLIFLNSLFVSIGTANAQSLINNHRNSDIGIERKTPNVDEISQQLKLPHSKIAVIDQNHQVKQQNFVWVFKDLKEVGKQPFLQVKKETEKPKTKPESNAKSPKEDELEDFAEVIKDTQKSEGIFTIYRHQHKNKIYLEIKPEQLQKNFLATSTLESGIGEKGIYSGMPLQDFLFYFQKIDNQIQFVVRNVNFRTREGDPQAKSVARSFSDSVLYTIPIKSIHSERKTIIIDLGDLLLTDLAGLASNLELAASPEQAYLGNAKVFPGNLELEAIFNFANAGKYEGNNSDVLPDSRGFTLKVHYSLSELPKSKYQPRLADERVGYFLTAYQDLSKDERRDPFVRYINRWNLEKQDPTAAISPPKKPIVFWIDNAVPLEYRDAIKEGVLMWNQAFLKAGFKDAIQVQQMPDNATWDPADIRYNTIRWINTVDGFFAMGPSRVNPLTGEILDADILIDGSFVRLLKNDYRQIIQPQNSQTRTSLSALVNNGRLCDKGNQKSPKSLGNLSKLATNYDLCYGMEASNQLAFGSLAISMLGNSPPSPKELKDYIHQYLRLIITHEVGHTLGLRHNFRGSTLLSPVEMNNSEITRTKGMTASVMDYIPPNIAPDGVKQGDYFPNQVGPYDEWAIEYGYSPSQATTTLGEKSFLAAIAGQSNQRELSYAPDEDLSNSDPTVNPWDHSGNVLVYSQSQLANARRMWERLNQGYTIDEESSSDVEERFNSILRNYLRNLYYTSKYIGGQSFYRVKPSDTKGQLPFVPVSVEQQRQALMTMQNYVFAEDALKFPPELLNKLVPSRWLHWGTSIQQGRLDYPIHDLVLLVQTAVLRDLLASDRLTRLKDLELKSEPGKSLTLPELFDTLQSGIWSEVLQPQGKLQISSLRRGLQREYLEIMMGMVLRKESVPEDARTLAWYKLKQLNSKLKRVNSEDEYTQAFLLETRDRIEKTLNAPLVGN; encoded by the coding sequence ATGAATAAATTTACTTTATCTCTCATTTTTTTAAATAGTCTATTTGTATCTATAGGAACTGCTAACGCTCAATCATTAATAAATAATCATCGTAATTCAGATATAGGAATAGAAAGAAAAACCCCTAATGTGGATGAAATTTCCCAACAATTAAAACTGCCACATTCAAAAATAGCAGTTATTGATCAGAATCATCAGGTCAAACAACAAAATTTTGTTTGGGTATTTAAGGATTTAAAGGAAGTTGGTAAACAGCCATTTCTCCAAGTTAAGAAGGAAACAGAGAAACCGAAAACTAAGCCTGAATCTAATGCTAAATCACCGAAAGAAGATGAATTGGAAGATTTTGCAGAGGTTATCAAAGATACTCAAAAGTCAGAGGGAATCTTTACTATTTATCGTCATCAGCATAAAAATAAAATTTATCTAGAAATTAAACCAGAACAACTCCAAAAAAACTTTCTTGCAACTTCAACTTTAGAATCAGGAATTGGTGAAAAGGGTATTTATAGTGGAATGCCATTACAAGACTTCTTATTCTATTTTCAAAAGATAGATAATCAAATCCAGTTTGTGGTTCGTAATGTCAATTTTCGGACTCGTGAAGGAGATCCCCAAGCCAAATCAGTAGCTAGATCATTTAGTGATTCCGTGCTTTACACTATTCCTATTAAAAGTATTCATTCAGAAAGAAAAACCATTATTATTGATTTAGGTGATTTATTACTTACAGACTTAGCCGGATTAGCTAGTAATTTAGAATTAGCTGCTAGTCCCGAACAAGCTTATCTTGGTAATGCGAAAGTATTTCCCGGTAATTTAGAACTCGAAGCGATTTTCAATTTTGCTAATGCGGGTAAGTATGAAGGCAATAATTCGGATGTTTTACCTGATAGTCGCGGTTTTACCTTAAAGGTGCATTATAGTTTATCGGAATTACCAAAAAGTAAATATCAACCTCGGTTAGCTGATGAACGAGTAGGTTATTTCCTCACAGCTTATCAAGATTTATCTAAAGATGAACGGAGAGATCCTTTTGTTCGTTATATTAATCGCTGGAATTTAGAAAAACAAGATCCTACAGCCGCAATTTCTCCACCGAAAAAACCGATTGTTTTTTGGATTGATAATGCTGTGCCTCTAGAATATCGTGATGCTATCAAAGAGGGAGTTTTGATGTGGAATCAAGCCTTTTTGAAAGCGGGATTTAAGGATGCTATTCAAGTCCAACAAATGCCCGATAATGCTACTTGGGACCCGGCAGATATTCGCTATAATACTATCCGTTGGATTAATACTGTGGATGGTTTTTTTGCGATGGGTCCATCCCGTGTTAATCCCTTAACTGGGGAAATTCTAGATGCAGATATTTTGATTGATGGTAGTTTTGTCCGGTTGTTAAAAAATGATTATCGGCAAATTATTCAACCTCAAAATTCACAAACTCGCACTTCTTTATCAGCATTAGTTAACAATGGGCGTTTGTGTGACAAAGGTAATCAAAAATCTCCCAAATCATTAGGCAATTTGTCTAAACTGGCGACAAATTATGATTTATGCTACGGCATGGAAGCATCTAATCAGTTAGCTTTTGGTTCTTTGGCAATCTCTATGTTAGGAAATAGTCCACCAAGTCCAAAGGAGTTAAAAGATTATATCCATCAATATTTACGTTTAATTATTACCCATGAAGTTGGTCATACTTTGGGTTTACGGCATAATTTCCGGGGTAGTACCTTACTCTCTCCTGTTGAGATGAATAATTCAGAAATTACCCGGACTAAAGGGATGACAGCATCGGTTATGGATTATATTCCTCCTAATATTGCTCCTGATGGTGTCAAGCAGGGAGATTATTTTCCCAATCAGGTGGGACCTTATGATGAATGGGCAATTGAGTATGGTTATAGTCCTAGTCAAGCAACAACTACCCTGGGAGAAAAGTCGTTTTTAGCGGCAATTGCAGGACAATCTAATCAACGGGAATTGAGTTATGCTCCTGATGAGGATTTATCTAATAGTGATCCCACTGTGAATCCTTGGGATCATAGTGGTAATGTATTGGTTTATTCTCAGTCACAATTGGCTAATGCGCGGCGGATGTGGGAACGATTAAATCAGGGATATACTATAGATGAAGAGAGTTCCAGCGATGTAGAAGAGCGTTTCAATAGTATTTTGAGGAATTATTTACGGAATTTATACTATACCAGTAAATATATTGGTGGTCAGTCTTTTTACCGAGTTAAACCAAGTGATACTAAAGGACAATTACCATTTGTTCCTGTGTCGGTAGAACAACAGCGACAAGCATTGATGACAATGCAAAATTATGTTTTTGCGGAAGATGCTTTGAAATTTCCCCCGGAATTACTGAATAAGTTAGTACCTTCGCGGTGGTTACATTGGGGGACTAGTATTCAGCAAGGACGGTTAGATTATCCGATTCATGATTTAGTGTTGTTGGTGCAGACTGCCGTGTTGCGGGATTTATTGGCAAGCGATCGCCTCACTCGTCTCAAGGATTTAGAATTAAAAAGTGAACCAGGAAAATCTCTCACCTTGCCAGAATTATTTGATACTTTACAATCTGGGATTTGGTCGGAAGTTCTGCAACCCCAAGGTAAATTACAAATTTCTAGTTTGCGGAGAGGTTTACAACGGGAATACCTGGAAATAATGATGGGAATGGTCTTGCGAAAGGAATCTGTTCCTGAAGATGCCCGAACTTTAGCTTGGTATAAACTCAAGCAGTTAAATAGTAAATTAAAACGGGTAAATTCTGAAGATGAATATACTCAGGCTTTCTTATTAGAAACACGCGATCGCATTGAGAAGACTTTAAATGCACCATTGGTAGGGAATTGA
- a CDS encoding DUF29 domain-containing protein yields MKTTLTTSSPVLYDEDFNSWVNSTIELLQQKRFDELDIKNLIAEVASMGNNDKKSIKSNLRILLMHLLKWQYQPDKHTNSWRTTIKEHRNRLEDDFADSPSLKNYFLEVFNECYQKARDLASSETGLSLGVFPVECLFDVDMVIKSDFFPD; encoded by the coding sequence GTGAAAACGACATTAACCACCTCATCTCCTGTTCTCTATGATGAAGATTTTAATTCATGGGTTAATTCAACCATTGAATTATTGCAACAAAAAAGATTTGATGAATTAGATATTAAAAATCTAATTGCTGAAGTAGCAAGTATGGGAAATAATGATAAGAAATCAATTAAAAGTAATTTACGAATTTTGTTGATGCACCTGTTAAAATGGCAGTATCAACCAGACAAACATACAAACAGTTGGCGTACAACCATTAAGGAACATCGCAACCGCTTAGAGGATGATTTTGCTGATAGTCCTAGTTTAAAGAATTATTTTTTAGAAGTATTTAATGAATGTTATCAAAAAGCTAGAGATTTAGCATCATCGGAAACTGGTTTATCTCTTGGTGTTTTTCCGGTTGAATGTCTCTTTGATGTTGATATGGTGATAAAATCTGACTTCTTCCCAGATTGA
- a CDS encoding N-6 DNA methylase — translation MTDKTNPTYTLIDILKSTDYALDIFDKDKEIPALQIFDKKGKPYLRDFVDAKERPAKPEEIVRQLFLYRLIHTYGYPTARIAVEKGVYFGSSVGDKRADIVISEKDHPNTAYIIIEVKKPKRRDGLEQLKSYCNAEGAPIAVWTNGSEIVILHREDPNIYRSISDLPHANQTLAEVINERVTLQELEKRNKLVVERLSLRDVILDLENLVLANAGVDQFEEVFKLIYAKLYDEAQAKRRPGKVVEFRAAGETRQELYDKINNLFHAAREKWQGVFLPGENIDLTPDHLAVCVSFLQDIKLFNSNLQVIDEAFEYLVTQVYKGAKGQYFTPRHVIDMCVKMLNPKWEEYMIDTAAGSCGFTVHTIFHVWGGEMTSDGPTKDQAEYASEMVYGIDFDARSVKVAKALNLIAGDGKTNVYRANTLDPRNWSDEIRVALRRHLKRFDNRTDDDWNQKNFRNFNFDVLMTNPPFAGDIVDSKILYQYQLAKKWKAIDVDALADPEERERQAGAIESKRYEDSGNWQTKQSRDVLFIERNLEFLCPGGRMAIVLPQGRFNNITDAHVRTWISERARILAVVGLHVNTFKPHTGTKTSVLFLQKWDDDPNSKHYCPKIKDYPIFFATSENSGKDNSGEYIYKPGKDGRPRIDDHGHMIIDHDLDEIGSAFIDFAKKQKFSFWREG, via the coding sequence ATGACAGATAAAACTAATCCAACTTATACATTAATTGATATCCTCAAATCTACTGATTATGCTCTCGATATCTTTGATAAAGATAAAGAAATTCCAGCACTTCAAATTTTTGACAAAAAAGGGAAACCGTATCTGCGCGATTTCGTAGATGCTAAGGAACGTCCAGCTAAACCAGAGGAAATTGTCCGCCAACTGTTTCTATATCGCTTAATTCATACCTATGGTTATCCTACCGCTAGAATTGCCGTAGAAAAGGGTGTATATTTTGGCTCTAGCGTGGGGGATAAGCGAGCAGATATCGTCATTTCTGAAAAGGATCATCCCAATACAGCATATATTATTATTGAAGTTAAGAAGCCAAAGCGTCGAGATGGTCTAGAACAACTAAAATCTTACTGTAATGCTGAAGGTGCGCCTATTGCAGTTTGGACAAATGGCAGTGAAATTGTTATTTTACATCGGGAAGATCCAAATATTTACCGCAGTATTTCTGATTTACCTCATGCAAACCAAACACTAGCTGAAGTCATCAACGAGCGTGTCACCCTCCAAGAGCTTGAGAAACGTAACAAACTGGTTGTAGAACGCCTATCTTTACGTGATGTAATTTTAGATTTGGAAAACCTAGTTTTAGCAAACGCTGGGGTTGATCAATTTGAAGAAGTATTTAAATTAATTTATGCCAAGCTTTACGATGAAGCACAAGCAAAAAGACGACCAGGTAAAGTTGTAGAATTTCGCGCTGCTGGTGAAACTCGTCAAGAATTATATGACAAAATTAATAACCTATTTCATGCAGCTAGGGAAAAATGGCAAGGTGTTTTTCTACCAGGAGAAAACATTGATTTAACACCCGATCATTTAGCTGTGTGTGTTTCGTTTTTGCAAGACATTAAACTGTTTAATTCCAACTTACAAGTCATTGATGAAGCCTTTGAATATTTGGTAACGCAAGTTTACAAGGGAGCAAAAGGGCAATATTTTACTCCCCGTCATGTGATTGATATGTGTGTGAAAATGCTCAATCCTAAATGGGAAGAGTATATGATTGATACGGCTGCTGGCAGTTGTGGGTTTACAGTTCATACTATTTTTCACGTTTGGGGTGGGGAAATGACATCAGATGGACCCACTAAAGATCAAGCAGAATATGCGAGTGAAATGGTATATGGTATTGATTTTGATGCTCGGAGTGTAAAGGTTGCTAAAGCACTGAATTTGATTGCGGGTGATGGCAAAACTAATGTTTATCGAGCCAATACCCTTGATCCAAGAAATTGGAGTGACGAAATACGAGTTGCACTACGCCGCCATTTAAAAAGATTTGATAATCGTACAGATGATGACTGGAATCAGAAAAATTTCCGCAACTTCAATTTTGATGTGCTGATGACTAATCCACCATTTGCAGGAGATATTGTAGATAGTAAAATTTTGTATCAATATCAACTTGCTAAAAAGTGGAAAGCGATTGATGTTGATGCTTTAGCTGATCCAGAAGAACGGGAAAGACAAGCTGGTGCTATTGAGAGTAAACGCTATGAAGATTCAGGAAATTGGCAAACGAAACAAAGTCGAGATGTTTTATTTATTGAGCGTAATTTAGAATTTTTATGTCCAGGGGGACGAATGGCAATTGTTCTTCCTCAAGGACGGTTTAATAATATTACTGATGCTCATGTGCGGACTTGGATTAGTGAGCGAGCCAGAATTTTAGCAGTGGTAGGACTGCACGTAAATACTTTTAAGCCACATACTGGCACAAAAACCAGTGTTTTATTTCTCCAAAAGTGGGATGATGATCCTAATTCTAAACATTACTGTCCTAAAATTAAGGACTATCCTATATTTTTTGCCACCAGCGAAAATAGTGGTAAAGATAACTCTGGTGAGTATATTTACAAACCAGGGAAAGACGGCAGACCAAGGATTGATGATCATGGACACATGATTATTGATCATGATTTGGATGAGATTGGAAGTGCATTTATAGATTTTGCAAAGAAACAAAAATTTTCGTTTTGGCGGGAGGGTTAG
- a CDS encoding Uma2 family endonuclease — MIELQTQLPTDTWIYTSWADYEQIIINLLNEKAKSYYYKGYMRLEMAPVSFDHGKDHVVIIFAVTLFATIRGILATGLDTTTFRKTGIQDCQPDVAYYLRERAQSIPTGTGIIKLDLYPAPDLVIEIAKSSLLDDLGTKRTLYEDLGVAEYWVVDVQNAQIIAYAMADQGSKRIRESQVFPGLVIAILEEALRRSREMSQSEVGAWLLNQFQQKEG; from the coding sequence ATGATTGAGTTACAAACCCAGTTACCCACAGATACATGGATTTACACTTCTTGGGCAGATTATGAGCAGATAATTATCAATTTGCTCAACGAAAAAGCGAAGAGTTACTACTATAAAGGGTATATGAGGCTGGAAATGGCACCAGTTAGTTTTGATCATGGTAAAGACCATGTTGTAATTATTTTTGCAGTAACTCTATTTGCGACAATTAGAGGGATTCTAGCTACAGGTTTAGACACTACTACCTTTCGTAAAACTGGTATTCAGGACTGTCAGCCTGATGTGGCCTATTACTTGCGAGAACGCGCCCAATCTATCCCCACTGGTACAGGTATTATCAAACTTGATCTATATCCTGCACCCGATTTGGTGATTGAGATTGCTAAATCTTCTCTCCTTGATGACTTGGGGACAAAGCGAACTCTCTACGAAGATTTAGGTGTTGCTGAATATTGGGTGGTAGATGTCCAAAATGCCCAAATCATCGCTTATGCTATGGCAGATCAAGGTAGTAAACGTATTCGAGAATCACAGGTATTTCCTGGTTTAGTAATTGCAATTTTAGAGGAAGCTTTACGCCGTAGTCGTGAAATGAGTCAATCTGAAGTTGGCGCTTGGTTATTAAACCAGTTTCAGCAAAAGGAAGGTTAA
- a CDS encoding restriction endonuclease subunit S translates to MAVWSVVLKSKLEGSTRLDPEYYQPFYLQISSSLEKQNYVELGSVALISDGDHAVMPELFDSGKRYLRAKDLQNFQIDNSDSIYISEEYFQTIQRSHIKPNDILLSIMGTIGNIAIVPENSEIMTANRAVAIIRFQEESAFDPYFIAAYLESKIGIALRERESQGGIQQRINLEGLKRLKIPFISSILQRKVKEKVLAALNRYKDSEKIYAQAEALLLHELGLDNLDLSTQKSYVANFSETVESDRLDAEYYNPKYTVLINYLHNIPHSKLGYIASFSNGATPTGAKYLEKGIPFLRIQNIGKNLLNLDDVVYIDKKIHNRILKRSQLQPGDVLITITGRIGTAAVIPDSLIDANMNQHSVRLRIHNNQINPYYLSVFLNSKAGLLQTDRESYGATRDALPYYCLEKIIIPIVSLDLQNEVEAKIRAAEKTLKEAKSLLEQAKHQVEQIILGG, encoded by the coding sequence TTGGCAGTTTGGAGTGTGGTTCTCAAATCGAAACTGGAAGGTTCTACTCGGCTAGATCCAGAATATTATCAACCTTTCTATCTACAGATTTCTTCATCTTTAGAGAAGCAAAACTATGTTGAGCTAGGTTCTGTTGCTTTAATTTCTGATGGTGATCATGCTGTAATGCCTGAACTTTTTGATTCAGGAAAAAGATATTTACGGGCTAAAGATTTGCAAAATTTTCAGATTGATAATTCTGATTCTATATATATCTCTGAAGAGTATTTTCAAACTATTCAACGTTCACATATTAAACCAAATGACATCTTATTATCAATAATGGGAACAATTGGTAATATTGCTATTGTGCCTGAAAACTCTGAAATAATGACAGCAAATCGAGCAGTAGCAATTATTAGATTTCAAGAAGAGTCAGCATTTGATCCATATTTCATAGCAGCTTATCTTGAGTCCAAAATAGGTATTGCCTTAAGAGAACGTGAAAGTCAAGGAGGAATACAGCAGAGAATTAATTTAGAAGGACTAAAAAGGCTGAAGATACCATTTATTTCATCTATTCTTCAAAGAAAAGTTAAAGAAAAAGTGCTTGCGGCACTCAATCGTTATAAAGATAGTGAAAAAATTTATGCTCAAGCTGAGGCTTTATTACTTCATGAACTTGGATTAGATAACCTCGACCTCTCTACACAGAAAAGTTATGTAGCAAATTTTAGTGAGACTGTAGAGAGCGATCGCTTAGATGCTGAATATTATAATCCCAAATATACAGTTTTAATAAATTATCTTCACAATATCCCTCACAGTAAATTAGGTTATATCGCAAGTTTTTCTAACGGTGCTACTCCCACTGGAGCAAAATATTTAGAAAAAGGAATTCCTTTTTTACGAATTCAAAATATAGGTAAAAATCTTTTAAATCTTGATGATGTTGTCTACATTGATAAAAAAATTCATAATCGCATCCTTAAACGTTCTCAACTTCAACCAGGAGATGTTTTGATAACAATTACTGGGCGGATTGGAACTGCTGCTGTTATCCCTGATAGTCTTATAGATGCTAATATGAATCAACACAGTGTTCGATTACGAATACATAATAATCAAATTAATCCATACTATTTATCAGTATTTCTCAACTCTAAAGCCGGACTTTTACAAACTGATAGAGAATCATACGGTGCAACTCGTGATGCTCTACCTTATTATTGTCTGGAGAAGATTATTATCCCAATAGTATCTCTTGATTTACAAAATGAAGTTGAAGCAAAGATAAGAGCCGCCGAAAAAACTCTAAAAGAAGCTAAAAGTTTGTTAGAACAAGCCAAACACCAAGTTGAACAAATAATATTAGGGGGTTAA
- a CDS encoding ferrochelatase, producing the protein MVATPEKLHATHSHDHLPSKDRVAVLLMGYGEVESYEDFANYNEQALNLLTAKFAPVPTWIYPPLAKLLALFDRHEWGHTHHDFISPHNAIFERQRAGIEHELQHKWGNGVQVFKAFNFCAPFLPNQVLAEIKDQGFSKLLIYPLLVVDSIFTSGIAIEQVNNALVELADGDEHWIKAQKYIPSFYNEPKYIDLMAHLVEEKIHTDLATGYLPSQIGIILMNHGCPHKAKGFTSGIDESQAMYELVRSKLINNYPLISVGWLNHDTPLIEWTQPNATQAAQNLIQLGAKALLFMPIGFATENHETLLDVHHIIHDLEKQHPDVDYLQMACVNDDPQFLAMVAEWANSHIAELMETEGMAVNSQSAITHHHHHH; encoded by the coding sequence GTGGTTGCAACCCCCGAAAAACTGCACGCTACCCATAGCCACGATCATCTACCCAGTAAAGACCGTGTAGCCGTGTTACTTATGGGCTATGGCGAAGTTGAAAGCTATGAAGATTTTGCTAACTATAACGAACAAGCTTTAAATTTACTGACGGCTAAATTCGCTCCTGTTCCCACTTGGATTTATCCCCCTTTAGCAAAGCTTTTGGCATTATTCGATCGTCATGAATGGGGACACACACATCATGATTTTATTTCCCCTCATAATGCCATTTTTGAAAGACAAAGAGCGGGTATTGAACACGAATTACAACATAAATGGGGTAATGGTGTTCAAGTTTTTAAAGCTTTTAACTTCTGCGCTCCTTTTTTACCAAACCAAGTTTTAGCCGAAATTAAAGATCAAGGCTTTAGCAAACTGCTGATTTATCCATTATTGGTTGTTGATTCCATTTTTACCAGTGGTATTGCGATTGAACAGGTGAATAATGCTCTGGTAGAATTAGCTGATGGTGATGAACATTGGATTAAAGCCCAAAAATACATTCCCTCGTTCTACAATGAGCCAAAATATATTGATTTAATGGCGCATTTGGTAGAAGAAAAAATTCATACTGATTTGGCTACAGGTTATTTACCTTCGCAAATTGGGATTATCTTGATGAATCATGGTTGTCCCCACAAAGCGAAAGGCTTTACCTCTGGGATTGATGAAAGTCAAGCCATGTATGAGTTAGTCAGAAGTAAGTTAATTAACAATTACCCATTAATTTCTGTGGGTTGGTTGAACCACGATACCCCATTAATTGAATGGACTCAACCAAATGCTACCCAAGCTGCTCAAAATTTGATTCAATTGGGTGCAAAGGCATTGCTATTTATGCCTATTGGTTTTGCTACAGAAAATCATGAAACTTTGTTAGATGTACATCACATTATTCATGATTTGGAAAAACAACATCCAGATGTAGATTATTTACAAATGGCTTGTGTTAATGATGATCCACAATTTTTAGCGATGGTTGCTGAATGGGCAAATTCACATATTGCAGAGTTGATGGAAACTGAAGGTATGGCTGTTAATTCCCAATCAGCTATTACTCACCACCATCACCATCATTAG
- the def gene encoding peptide deformylase, translating to MPSDIAVEKKKLKNPPLQMHYLGDRVLRQPAKRVTKIDDELRQLVREMLQTMYSSDGIGLAAPQVGINKQLIVIDCEPDQPNHPPLVLINPTIKQVSSKLCVAQEGCLSIPNVFLDVKRPEVVTIAYKDEYGRPQTLTAGDLLGRCILHELDHLNGVVFVDRVENSLTLNEELSKNGFSYQAVKPVV from the coding sequence ATGCCGTCTGATATTGCTGTCGAGAAGAAAAAATTAAAAAATCCACCTTTGCAAATGCACTACTTAGGCGATCGCGTTTTGCGTCAACCGGCAAAGCGGGTTACTAAAATAGATGACGAACTCCGCCAACTAGTGCGCGAAATGCTGCAAACTATGTATAGCTCAGATGGCATTGGTTTGGCTGCACCTCAAGTTGGCATCAATAAACAACTTATCGTTATTGACTGCGAACCAGATCAACCCAATCATCCGCCATTAGTGTTAATTAACCCTACCATTAAACAGGTTAGCAGTAAGCTCTGTGTGGCTCAGGAAGGGTGCTTAAGTATTCCTAATGTCTTTCTAGATGTAAAACGTCCAGAAGTGGTAACAATCGCCTATAAAGACGAATATGGTCGTCCCCAAACATTAACAGCAGGTGATTTACTCGGTCGCTGTATTCTTCACGAATTGGATCACCTTAATGGTGTGGTATTTGTAGATCGTGTAGAAAATTCCTTGACTTTAAACGAAGAGTTATCTAAAAATGGCTTCTCGTATCAGGCAGTGAAACCAGTAGTATAG
- a CDS encoding PD-(D/E)XK nuclease family protein produces MLPTSTPILRLSQGHLNLLAACPRRFQHSYLEQLNTPLDPKHEEYQILGSRFHLLMQQREMDLPINKLLQADPQLQNWMTDFSKIAPEIFITNIHNQTFRESEHYRTLQIGNYLLTVIYDLLIADQNQSQILDWKTYPQPPKRATLAENWQTKLYLYVMAETSNYLLENISLTYWFVQSKEQTKHIKFCYNEKEHQKTAQELNQLLNNLTQWVKDYQNNISLPQIAKSQKICESCQYAMRCQRQKITQATEDINQQFPNLENIAEVSL; encoded by the coding sequence ATGCTACCAACTTCTACCCCCATACTCCGACTTTCCCAAGGACATCTAAACTTACTCGCAGCTTGTCCCCGTAGATTCCAACATAGCTACTTAGAACAACTAAATACTCCTCTAGATCCTAAACACGAAGAATATCAAATTTTAGGTAGTCGGTTTCACTTGCTTATGCAGCAGCGAGAAATGGATTTACCTATTAATAAATTACTACAAGCAGATCCTCAATTACAAAATTGGATGACTGACTTTAGCAAAATTGCTCCAGAAATATTTATAACTAATATTCATAATCAAACTTTTCGAGAAAGCGAACATTATCGAACATTACAAATTGGTAATTATCTCCTGACTGTCATTTATGATTTATTAATTGCTGACCAAAATCAATCTCAAATTCTCGACTGGAAAACCTATCCCCAACCACCAAAAAGAGCAACATTAGCTGAAAATTGGCAAACAAAACTTTATCTGTACGTCATGGCAGAAACTAGCAACTATTTATTAGAAAATATTTCCCTAACCTACTGGTTTGTGCAATCAAAAGAGCAAACTAAACATATTAAATTTTGTTATAATGAGAAAGAACATCAGAAAACAGCACAGGAATTAAATCAACTATTAAACAATCTCACACAATGGGTAAAAGATTATCAGAATAATATATCATTACCCCAAATTGCCAAATCCCAGAAAATATGTGAATCTTGTCAATATGCCATGAGGTGTCAACGTCAAAAAATCACACAAGCAACAGAAGATATTAACCAGCAATTTCCTAATTTAGAAAATATTGCTGAAGTATCACTTTAA